One Fusobacterium ulcerans DNA segment encodes these proteins:
- a CDS encoding MerR family transcriptional regulator, translating to MEKYLSIGEISKITKVPTSKLRFYDKEGLLSPQLKKESRYRYYSSEQLILIKKIVTLRDLGFTIKEIKEFLGNEKNNEKDIEMIKNVLNRVQEEIKKLKSIEKELLTDLNKKPRKIGIPFLEEVEEKKGVRILKEVNISKEENLLSMIKNVIKHEEKGYKILSHTIRKKIEDLPNENSLENGYITTDNPELHNSIILKKGKYASILGKGSFENSTVLTELFNWIKENNLKIIDEYANIFFNPEGIGVKSKKDVPYEIKILVE from the coding sequence ATGGAAAAATATCTTTCTATTGGTGAAATTTCTAAAATTACAAAAGTCCCTACTTCAAAATTAAGATTTTATGATAAGGAAGGCTTACTTTCACCTCAACTAAAAAAAGAAAGCAGATACAGATATTATTCTAGTGAACAATTAATACTTATAAAAAAAATTGTTACACTTAGAGATTTAGGCTTTACAATAAAGGAAATTAAAGAGTTTTTAGGAAATGAAAAAAATAATGAAAAAGATATAGAGATGATAAAAAATGTTCTGAACAGAGTTCAGGAAGAGATAAAAAAACTAAAATCAATAGAGAAAGAATTACTGACAGATTTAAATAAGAAACCAAGAAAAATTGGAATACCTTTTTTAGAAGAAGTTGAAGAAAAAAAAGGTGTTAGAATTCTCAAAGAAGTTAATATTTCAAAGGAAGAAAATTTGCTTAGTATGATTAAAAATGTAATAAAGCATGAGGAAAAAGGATATAAAATCCTCTCCCATACAATTAGAAAAAAGATAGAAGATTTACCTAATGAAAACTCTTTAGAAAATGGGTATATAACTACTGATAATCCAGAACTTCATAATTCTATTATTTTAAAAAAAGGAAAGTATGCTTCTATTTTAGGTAAAGGAAGTTTTGAGAACAGTACTGTTTTAACTGAACTTTTTAATTGGATAAAAGAAAATAATTTGAAAATAATAGATGAATATGCTAATATATTTTTCAATCCTGAGG
- a CDS encoding TolC family protein, protein MKKILGLLLILSSSLFAREITLDQAIQMSLENSKEIKISEKDVEVAKLNVGIAFKDALPSVVYSGTYTRSESERQMYKHGWENQVDRKGGYTQTISISQPLFQGGAVLGGIKGAKAYKSIANLLYLGERRDVRLSTIQNYSNIVKYEKDLEALESSKRELQTRYNKQKAQLDLRLITKTDLLKTEYSLLEVESQIIGTKNGITIEKENLKIKTGIPKQEDVTVVDFNVPMYLSRNINFKADLDQAMNESINALVAKNYVEAADASKMVSRADMLPKVNAFASYGTSERTKYNPTIDEAEWRGGVQVTWNVFEFGKNYDSYKVAAIGKEQEMLREKISKDSIDISVTDAYLELIRMEKERDSKERAMEAAIENFRMDQERYDAGLISAVDYLLSESQEREAKVAYNQIVIDYLYAFEKYRSLLI, encoded by the coding sequence ATGAAAAAAATATTGGGATTACTTTTAATATTAAGTAGTTCACTATTTGCTAGAGAGATTACTCTAGATCAAGCTATACAGATGTCACTGGAGAATAGTAAAGAAATTAAAATTTCTGAGAAGGATGTTGAAGTAGCAAAATTAAATGTAGGAATTGCATTTAAAGATGCACTGCCAAGTGTGGTATATAGTGGAACATATACAAGAAGTGAATCTGAACGTCAAATGTATAAACATGGATGGGAAAATCAGGTAGACAGAAAGGGTGGATATACTCAGACTATATCTATATCACAGCCATTATTCCAAGGTGGAGCTGTTCTTGGTGGAATAAAAGGAGCTAAAGCTTACAAAAGTATAGCTAATCTTTTGTATTTAGGTGAAAGAAGAGACGTGAGATTGAGTACAATTCAAAATTATTCTAATATAGTTAAATATGAGAAAGATTTAGAGGCTTTGGAATCTTCTAAAAGAGAACTGCAAACAAGATATAATAAACAGAAAGCACAGTTGGATTTAAGACTTATCACAAAAACAGATCTGTTAAAAACAGAATATTCACTTTTAGAAGTTGAGTCACAAATCATTGGAACAAAAAATGGAATAACTATTGAAAAAGAAAATCTTAAAATAAAAACAGGAATACCTAAACAGGAAGATGTAACAGTGGTAGATTTTAATGTTCCTATGTATTTAAGTAGAAATATAAACTTCAAAGCAGATTTAGATCAAGCTATGAATGAGAGTATAAATGCTTTAGTAGCTAAGAACTATGTAGAAGCAGCAGATGCTTCAAAAATGGTGTCAAGAGCAGATATGCTTCCTAAGGTAAATGCTTTTGCAAGTTATGGAACATCAGAAAGAACAAAATATAATCCAACAATAGATGAAGCTGAATGGAGAGGCGGAGTACAGGTAACATGGAATGTATTTGAATTTGGAAAGAACTATGACAGCTATAAAGTAGCAGCAATAGGAAAAGAACAGGAAATGTTGAGAGAGAAAATATCAAAAGATAGTATTGATATAAGTGTAACAGATGCTTATTTGGAATTAATCAGAATGGAAAAAGAGAGAGATTCTAAAGAGAGAGCAATGGAAGCAGCTATAGAGAACTTCAGAATGGATCAGGAAAGATACGATGCAGGATTAATTTCAGCAGTAGATTATCTATTGTCTGAATCACAGGAAAGAGAGGCAAAAGTAGCATACAATCAAATAGTAATAGATTATCTATATGCATTTGAAAAATATAGATCATTGCTTATTTAG
- a CDS encoding efflux RND transporter periplasmic adaptor subunit, with amino-acid sequence MKKAGYLILFLILVMTGCGKKQEEVIEKKVKYVITEPATMRKMNQVFKSDAVLEPKNKVNHQTEKGGTIEKILKRNGDTVKKGELVMELSDAATESSYFTAKANYTSALSSLNIAKNNYQKFESLYEKELVSYLEYIGYENTYVSAKGNYEAAKASYENAKSDYDKLFRKAEIDGIVGNLFGKEGNEISSSEIIFTVVNDKSMETYVGFPAEWLTQIKVGQDLEVEVGALGKKFVGKILEINPIADSATKKYMIKIAVDNPDRAIKDGMYSYVTIPVGEIDVLSVSDEAIFVRNLLSYVFKAEDGVAKRVEVKTGATNLPYTEISSDNIKEGDRIVVKGIFGLEEGNEVEENTEAK; translated from the coding sequence ATGAAAAAAGCAGGTTATTTAATATTATTTTTAATATTAGTTATGACAGGTTGTGGGAAAAAACAAGAAGAAGTGATAGAGAAAAAAGTTAAATATGTTATCACAGAACCTGCAACAATGAGAAAAATGAATCAGGTATTTAAATCAGATGCTGTACTGGAACCTAAAAACAAGGTTAATCATCAGACTGAAAAAGGTGGAACGATAGAGAAAATACTTAAAAGAAATGGAGACACAGTAAAAAAAGGCGAGCTTGTAATGGAACTTTCAGATGCTGCTACAGAATCAAGTTATTTCACAGCAAAAGCTAACTATACATCAGCACTGTCTTCACTTAATATTGCAAAGAACAACTATCAAAAATTTGAGAGCCTTTATGAGAAAGAGTTAGTATCTTACCTTGAATATATAGGTTATGAAAATACTTATGTAAGTGCAAAAGGAAATTATGAAGCAGCTAAAGCATCTTATGAAAATGCAAAAAGCGACTATGATAAATTATTCAGGAAAGCTGAAATAGATGGAATTGTAGGAAACCTTTTTGGAAAAGAAGGAAATGAAATATCATCAAGTGAAATTATATTCACAGTGGTAAATGATAAATCTATGGAAACTTATGTAGGATTCCCAGCAGAGTGGCTTACTCAAATAAAAGTAGGACAGGATCTGGAAGTTGAAGTAGGAGCATTAGGTAAGAAATTTGTTGGAAAAATCTTAGAAATAAACCCAATTGCAGATTCAGCAACTAAAAAATATATGATAAAAATAGCGGTTGATAATCCTGATAGAGCTATAAAAGATGGAATGTATTCATATGTAACTATTCCAGTAGGAGAAATTGATGTACTGTCAGTTTCAGATGAAGCAATATTTGTAAGAAACTTGCTAAGCTATGTATTTAAAGCAGAAGATGGAGTGGCAAAAAGAGTAGAGGTAAAAACAGGAGCTACAAATCTTCCATATACTGAAATTTCTTCAGACAATATAAAAGAAGGAGACAGAATAGTAGTTAAAGGTATCTTCGGATTAGAAGAAGGAAATGAAGTAGAGGAAAATACAGAAGCAAAGTAA